A region from the Desulfuromonas sp. TF genome encodes:
- a CDS encoding pitrilysin family protein, with protein MRRKIPVIPCILFVIVLFLSSCAPRPQAFRPDQLEFDPLVFHVPQVDRIDLPNGIRLYLKEDHELPLVQVTAMVGAGSIGEPAEKTGLGSLFAAALRTGGAGGYSPDELDRILERQAANLSVATGTYATTIDLSVQASDLPLGLAVVADLLRRPGFAPERMELARKQIIEDIRRQNDLPSSIASRTLSRAVYGDHPLGRTPTVESVSSITRGELTDFHQRYFHPNNVWFAVSGDFDRKALLDLLDRQFGGWPRVEFAPQAIPPVQKSREPKVLAGDKTVPQTTILIGELGIDKSDPDLHSVRVMNYILGGGGFNSRLMREIRSNRGLAYSVYSYYQVGRRLPGPFIAGAETKSSSTLDVVETMRRIMAEMREEPVTDAELELARESLINSFVFAFTDTHDVVTQIMRLDFYEYPEGYLESFRDRVAAVSKEDVLRVAREHLNPESQKIVLVGDRAAFDNSLEALGIPVEAVSVEE; from the coding sequence ATGCGGCGCAAGATTCCGGTGATTCCCTGTATTCTTTTCGTAATCGTCCTTTTTTTGTCGTCCTGCGCCCCCAGGCCTCAGGCTTTTCGTCCGGACCAACTTGAATTCGACCCCCTGGTCTTCCATGTGCCGCAGGTGGACCGTATCGATCTTCCCAATGGAATTCGCCTCTATCTCAAGGAGGACCACGAACTTCCCCTGGTGCAGGTGACCGCCATGGTCGGCGCCGGATCGATCGGCGAGCCCGCGGAAAAGACCGGTTTGGGGAGCCTGTTCGCAGCCGCCCTGCGCACCGGCGGCGCAGGCGGGTACAGTCCCGATGAGCTGGACCGGATTCTGGAGCGCCAGGCGGCGAATCTTTCCGTGGCTACGGGGACGTATGCAACCACAATCGATCTTTCGGTACAGGCCAGTGACCTTCCCCTGGGACTGGCGGTGGTGGCCGACCTGCTCCGACGCCCCGGCTTCGCCCCGGAGCGGATGGAGCTGGCCCGTAAGCAGATTATCGAAGACATCCGCAGGCAGAACGATCTGCCCTCCTCAATAGCTTCCAGAACCCTCTCCAGGGCAGTATACGGCGATCACCCCCTCGGCCGGACTCCGACGGTGGAAAGCGTCTCCTCCATCACCCGCGGCGAGCTGACCGATTTCCATCAGCGCTATTTTCATCCGAACAATGTGTGGTTCGCCGTTTCCGGTGATTTTGACCGGAAAGCCCTTCTGGATCTTCTGGATCGGCAGTTCGGCGGGTGGCCGCGCGTGGAGTTCGCTCCTCAGGCCATCCCTCCGGTGCAGAAATCCCGCGAGCCCAAAGTGCTGGCAGGGGACAAGACAGTGCCGCAGACGACCATCCTCATCGGCGAGTTGGGCATCGACAAGTCGGATCCCGATCTGCATTCGGTGCGGGTGATGAACTACATCCTCGGCGGGGGCGGATTCAACTCGCGACTCATGCGCGAAATCCGTTCCAATCGCGGTCTCGCATACTCTGTCTACTCCTATTATCAGGTGGGACGGCGACTCCCGGGACCCTTCATCGCGGGAGCCGAGACCAAGAGCTCTTCGACCCTGGACGTGGTGGAGACCATGCGGCGGATCATGGCCGAAATGAGAGAGGAACCCGTTACGGATGCGGAACTCGAGCTGGCCAGGGAAAGCCTGATCAACTCCTTTGTCTTTGCCTTTACCGACACCCACGATGTGGTGACCCAGATCATGCGGCTCGATTTCTACGAGTATCCGGAAGGATACCTGGAATCGTTCCGCGACCGTGTCGCAGCGGTATCGAAGGAGGACGTGCTTCGGGTCGCCCGGGAACATCTGAATCCGGAGAGTCAGAAAATCGTACTGGTGGGTGACCGCGCGGCTTTCGACAATTCGCTGGAAGCCTTGGGGATTCCGGTGGAAGCGGTCTCAGTTGAAGAGTGA
- a CDS encoding pitrilysin family protein, producing the protein MFRLPLGRLAAALTISLLFFSDAVAQPLEEKVREHTFENGLKLLVVERHESPTFAAYVTFGVGSVDETSEYRGVAHLLEHMLFKGTKTLGTTDYQKEKPLLEAIEEAGSALDALKGRKDAEPERLAALRQRLYELQQEHKKYVVKDEFSRIYSENGGVGYNAFTSKDLTTYLISLPANKLELWAAIESDRMKNAVLREFYTERDVVMEERRRSYESNPDGKLYESLIADAFTVHPYRHPIIGWNTDIDNLSLAETREFLHKYYAPVNTVIALVGDIDTDDAIEMVGKYFGSIAPGTPVPPNTTVEPPQGGEKRRHIVFDAEPRLAVAYHKPTLPERDDYVFDLIDNILSQGRTSRLYRSLVVERELATSVGTYGAPGSRYPNLFVVSAVPRYPHTTREVEEAIYAELERLAREPVTSEELEQARNRLRVDQLRSLKENGGLARMLTYYQTVAGDWRYVVNYDEIVATITAEEVMEAARTYFDSSRRTVITLGKEGE; encoded by the coding sequence ATGTTCCGTTTACCTCTCGGGCGGCTTGCCGCCGCCCTGACGATCTCTCTCCTCTTCTTTTCGGACGCCGTCGCCCAGCCGCTGGAGGAGAAGGTCAGGGAGCACACCTTCGAAAACGGTCTCAAACTGCTGGTTGTCGAGCGGCACGAATCGCCGACCTTTGCGGCCTATGTCACCTTCGGCGTCGGATCGGTGGACGAAACGAGCGAGTACAGGGGGGTCGCCCATCTCCTTGAGCACATGCTCTTCAAGGGGACCAAAACTCTCGGCACCACCGATTATCAGAAGGAGAAGCCGCTGCTCGAAGCCATTGAGGAGGCCGGCTCGGCGCTCGATGCTCTCAAGGGCCGCAAGGATGCGGAGCCGGAACGGCTGGCCGCCCTCCGGCAGCGCCTTTACGAACTGCAGCAGGAGCACAAGAAATATGTCGTCAAGGACGAGTTCTCCCGCATCTACTCCGAAAACGGCGGAGTCGGCTATAACGCGTTCACCAGCAAGGATCTGACTACCTACCTGATTTCGCTCCCCGCCAACAAGCTGGAACTCTGGGCCGCGATCGAGTCGGACCGGATGAAGAATGCCGTCCTGCGCGAGTTCTATACCGAGCGGGACGTGGTCATGGAGGAGCGTCGCCGCTCCTATGAAAGCAATCCGGATGGAAAGCTGTATGAAAGCCTCATCGCCGATGCCTTCACGGTTCATCCCTATCGGCACCCGATCATCGGCTGGAACACAGATATTGACAATCTATCCCTGGCCGAAACCCGCGAGTTTCTGCATAAGTACTACGCGCCGGTGAACACGGTTATCGCCCTGGTCGGCGATATTGATACAGATGACGCCATCGAGATGGTGGGGAAATACTTCGGATCGATTGCACCCGGCACTCCGGTGCCGCCGAACACCACGGTGGAGCCGCCGCAGGGGGGCGAAAAGCGCCGCCACATCGTGTTCGACGCCGAGCCGCGGCTTGCCGTCGCCTACCATAAACCGACCCTTCCGGAGCGCGACGACTACGTTTTCGACCTGATCGACAACATCCTCTCCCAGGGACGCACTTCGCGGCTTTACCGCTCCCTGGTCGTGGAGCGCGAGCTGGCCACCTCGGTGGGCACCTACGGCGCTCCCGGTTCCCGCTATCCCAACCTCTTCGTCGTATCGGCCGTGCCCCGCTATCCCCATACCACCCGGGAGGTGGAGGAGGCGATCTATGCCGAGCTGGAACGGCTGGCTAGAGAGCCGGTGACGTCCGAAGAACTGGAGCAGGCGCGAAATCGTCTGCGCGTCGATCAGCTGCGCAGCCTGAAAGAAAACGGCGGATTGGCGCGGATGCTCACCTACTACCAGACGGTCGCCGGTGACTGGCGTTACGTGGTGAACTACGATGAGATCGTCGCCACGATCACTGCCGAGGAGGTGATGGAAGCGGCCCGGACCTATTTCGATTCCTCCCGGCGCACCGTGATAACCCTCGGCAAGGAAGGTGAATAG
- the lon gene encoding endopeptidase La: protein MNGRHQPIPQMLPIYPMREQVMFPHMVFPLFIQPDEMPLIEEAMRSDHLLGLVMCSSNHEPLVFQDLAKVGTVCRINQVFRFPEGGCKVVVEGIKRIRLVIATQMSPFIIAKVNVTEEQDSGGLVSEALVQSVNALLKIALAYGRPLPGDVVKMIDQIEDAGRLADLVAVYLNLPVGDQQRLLEILDPLERLKEVYLHLTSEVQKLQVRGEIQSDLAKRIGRTQKEYLLREQMKQIQEELGDEDPRQAEINEFRKRIEKVGMPDNVKSIAEKELGRLERINPASPEYTVARTYLEYLCTVPWSRGTQDLLDINLAQKVLDEDHYNLQEVKERILEYLAVRSLKTTTKGPILCFVGPPGVGKTSLGRSIARAMGRKFIRISLGGMKDEAEIRGHRRTYIGALPGRIIQEICRVEANNPVFMLDEVDKIGQDFRGDPSSALLEVLDPEQNYSFTDHYLDVPFDLSGVMFITTANIMDPVPHPLKDRMEVIHLSGYSDEEKVQIAFKYLIPKQVVENGLEGHTLEFVEPAVLKIIKDYTREAGVRNLERQIASICRKIAKEIAQERTARRAITSADVEDLLGSRKYFSDVAGEEDSVGVVTGLAWTETGGDIIFVEASRMAGKKELTLTGSLGEVMQESAKAAMTFIRAHAEDFGIDPDFFTKSDIHIHVPAGAIPKDGPSAGITIALSLISLLTRRPARRDVAMTGELTLSGRILPIGGVKEKVLAARRAGVTTVLLPERNRENLSDIEENIREEMNIDFVSSLQEVVDKTLLPPRRCTPTEPFADHSAPSFDHCP from the coding sequence ATGAACGGTCGACACCAGCCTATACCGCAGATGCTTCCGATTTACCCCATGCGGGAACAGGTGATGTTTCCTCATATGGTCTTTCCCCTTTTCATCCAGCCGGATGAGATGCCTCTTATAGAAGAAGCCATGCGCAGTGATCATCTGCTTGGCCTTGTCATGTGCTCCTCGAACCACGAGCCGCTGGTTTTTCAGGATCTCGCAAAGGTGGGTACGGTATGCCGCATCAACCAGGTGTTCCGTTTTCCGGAAGGCGGCTGCAAGGTCGTCGTTGAAGGGATCAAACGCATCCGACTGGTCATTGCCACCCAGATGTCCCCTTTTATCATCGCCAAGGTGAATGTGACGGAAGAGCAGGACAGCGGCGGTCTTGTCTCCGAGGCGCTGGTCCAGAGCGTCAACGCCCTGCTGAAGATCGCTCTGGCCTACGGACGTCCCCTGCCGGGCGATGTGGTCAAGATGATCGACCAGATCGAGGACGCCGGCCGGCTCGCCGACCTGGTGGCCGTTTATCTCAACCTTCCGGTTGGAGACCAGCAGCGTCTGCTCGAAATACTTGACCCGCTTGAACGGCTGAAGGAGGTTTACCTTCACCTGACCAGCGAGGTGCAGAAGCTTCAGGTGCGGGGGGAAATCCAGTCCGACCTGGCCAAGCGCATTGGCCGGACCCAGAAGGAATACCTGCTTCGGGAGCAGATGAAGCAGATCCAGGAGGAACTCGGCGATGAAGATCCCCGTCAGGCCGAGATCAACGAATTCAGAAAACGCATAGAAAAAGTGGGGATGCCGGACAATGTCAAAAGCATCGCCGAAAAAGAGCTCGGTCGTCTGGAGCGGATCAATCCCGCCTCGCCGGAATACACCGTGGCGCGAACCTATCTTGAATATCTCTGCACCGTCCCCTGGAGTCGCGGAACGCAAGATCTTCTCGACATCAACCTGGCCCAGAAGGTGCTGGACGAGGACCACTACAATCTCCAAGAGGTCAAGGAGCGGATTCTTGAATATCTCGCGGTCCGCTCACTCAAGACGACGACCAAGGGACCGATCCTCTGCTTCGTCGGCCCTCCGGGCGTCGGGAAAACCTCTCTGGGGCGCTCCATCGCCCGAGCCATGGGTCGCAAATTCATCCGTATTTCACTGGGGGGAATGAAGGACGAAGCGGAGATCCGAGGTCATCGCCGCACCTACATCGGCGCCCTGCCGGGGAGAATCATCCAGGAAATCTGCAGGGTCGAGGCGAACAACCCCGTCTTCATGCTCGATGAGGTGGACAAGATCGGTCAGGACTTCCGCGGCGATCCTTCCTCCGCTCTTCTCGAAGTGCTGGATCCCGAGCAGAACTATTCCTTCACCGATCATTACCTGGACGTTCCCTTCGATCTTTCCGGGGTGATGTTCATTACCACGGCAAATATCATGGATCCCGTTCCCCATCCCCTCAAGGATCGGATGGAGGTTATCCATCTCTCCGGTTACAGCGACGAGGAGAAGGTTCAGATAGCATTCAAGTATCTGATCCCCAAGCAGGTGGTGGAGAACGGTCTGGAGGGCCATACCCTGGAATTTGTCGAGCCCGCGGTGCTCAAAATCATCAAGGATTACACGAGAGAGGCGGGGGTGCGCAATCTTGAGCGGCAGATCGCCTCCATCTGCCGCAAGATCGCCAAGGAAATCGCCCAGGAAAGGACCGCCCGCCGGGCGATCACCTCGGCCGACGTGGAAGATCTGCTGGGGTCCCGCAAATACTTTTCCGATGTGGCCGGGGAAGAGGACAGTGTCGGGGTGGTCACGGGACTGGCCTGGACCGAGACGGGAGGCGACATCATCTTCGTCGAGGCGTCGCGCATGGCCGGCAAAAAAGAACTCACCCTCACCGGAAGCCTGGGAGAGGTGATGCAGGAGTCGGCCAAGGCGGCAATGACCTTCATCCGGGCTCACGCCGAAGACTTCGGAATCGACCCCGATTTTTTCACCAAAAGCGACATCCACATCCACGTTCCCGCCGGGGCCATTCCCAAGGACGGTCCCTCGGCTGGAATCACCATTGCGCTCTCTCTCATCTCCTTGCTTACGAGGCGCCCGGCTCGCAGGGACGTCGCCATGACCGGGGAACTGACCCTTTCCGGGAGGATCCTGCCCATTGGCGGGGTCAAGGAAAAAGTTCTGGCCGCCAGGCGGGCCGGCGTCACTACGGTCCTGCTCCCTGAACGAAACAGGGAAAACCTCTCGGATATCGAGGAGAATATTCGCGAGGAGATGAATATAGATTTTGTGTCCAGTCTGCAGGAAGTCGTGGATAAAACTCTTCTCCCGCCCCGGCGCTGTACGCCGACAGAGCCTTTTGCCGATCACTCGGCCCCTTCCTTCGATCATTGCCCCTGA
- a CDS encoding YkgJ family cysteine cluster protein → MDPLRNYFDLVSRVDELCQRIEEEFRTHLACRKGCDACCRHFSLFPVEAAALAQALDSRGAEETGRIRSRARLAPEEGICPLLQDGACLLYEARPIICRTHGLPLLAGTGKKRLLDWCPENFKGVKSLPDAAVINLDVLNTTLATINSLFLAEIPAGKLHKERFLLADALLLDLP, encoded by the coding sequence ATGGACCCCCTTCGAAACTATTTCGACCTGGTATCCAGGGTCGATGAACTTTGTCAACGCATAGAGGAGGAATTCAGGACGCATCTGGCCTGTCGAAAGGGATGCGATGCCTGCTGCCGCCATTTTTCTCTTTTTCCCGTCGAAGCGGCCGCCCTGGCACAGGCGCTGGACAGTCGGGGCGCAGAGGAGACGGGGCGGATTCGCAGCCGGGCCCGACTGGCCCCCGAAGAGGGCATCTGTCCGCTGTTGCAGGACGGCGCCTGCCTCCTTTACGAAGCCCGTCCCATCATCTGCCGCACTCACGGGCTTCCCCTCCTCGCTGGTACCGGCAAGAAGCGACTGCTCGACTGGTGTCCCGAGAACTTTAAGGGGGTAAAGTCGCTGCCTGACGCAGCGGTGATCAATCTGGATGTGCTCAATACCACCCTGGCCACCATCAATTCCCTCTTCCTTGCCGAAATTCCTGCCGGAAAGCTGCACAAAGAACGATTTCTCCTCGCCGATGCTCTTCTGCTGGACCTTCCATAA
- a CDS encoding nucleotidyltransferase family protein: MDVCPKSRPLASLSFDNPYALLAFFLSPSNNDAAAGPLLQAAEQKKIDWGSLLYRANLNFCTPLWYVRLRQKGFLPFLPGELQEYLNLLHQANIERNDAFRLALEELLRTFQVLGIRTLLLKGAATFCDDLYEDPGARMMGDLDILIEPRYSEKARAALLQLGYEQQVRREQDEIEVFSGNRHHHLPRFNKPGTPVAVEIHTRTARRQDGRTLPDDLAWEGSEKTTLEGVEAAILSPTHRLLHNTVHALVPQRNFIRSSIALTHLAEFASLSRRYESRLDWEEWFRRGAGQKLGMEFIVYLSLAHRLMALPWPDCVPRRFTAGIHLFRIVAAGKQGVADGESPSAVRAKIIALATRFLLRIYYRVKEPAWMWRNLYYAPEAANFPLRVAFTFRKWARGGLGISAEAKKRAEGEKRLK, encoded by the coding sequence ATGGACGTTTGCCCGAAAAGCCGACCTTTAGCCAGCCTGTCCTTCGACAATCCGTATGCCCTGCTGGCATTCTTTCTTTCCCCCTCCAACAATGATGCGGCGGCCGGCCCCCTTCTTCAGGCCGCCGAACAGAAGAAGATCGACTGGGGAAGTCTGCTGTATAGGGCGAACCTTAATTTCTGCACTCCCCTCTGGTATGTCCGCCTTCGGCAAAAGGGGTTTCTACCCTTTCTACCCGGCGAGCTGCAGGAATACCTGAACCTCCTTCATCAAGCCAATATCGAGCGCAACGATGCCTTTCGCCTTGCCCTGGAGGAGCTCCTGCGGACCTTCCAGGTGCTCGGCATACGGACCCTGCTGCTTAAAGGAGCCGCCACTTTTTGTGATGACCTGTACGAAGACCCGGGGGCTCGGATGATGGGGGATCTCGACATCCTGATCGAACCTCGGTATTCGGAAAAAGCGCGAGCCGCTCTGCTCCAACTGGGTTATGAGCAACAGGTACGCCGCGAGCAGGACGAGATCGAGGTTTTCAGCGGCAACCGTCATCATCACCTGCCGCGCTTCAACAAACCGGGGACGCCGGTCGCGGTAGAGATCCATACCAGGACGGCAAGAAGGCAGGACGGCAGAACGCTGCCGGACGACCTTGCCTGGGAGGGAAGTGAAAAAACGACCTTGGAAGGCGTCGAAGCCGCCATTCTCTCGCCAACCCATCGCCTCCTGCACAACACCGTCCACGCACTGGTTCCGCAACGCAATTTCATCCGCTCTTCCATTGCACTGACGCATCTTGCCGAATTTGCTTCCCTGTCCCGCAGATACGAATCCCGTCTGGACTGGGAGGAGTGGTTCAGGCGGGGAGCCGGCCAGAAGCTCGGCATGGAGTTCATCGTCTACCTGTCGCTGGCCCACCGGCTGATGGCCCTGCCCTGGCCCGATTGCGTCCCGAGGCGTTTCACGGCCGGGATACATCTGTTCCGGATCGTGGCCGCGGGAAAACAAGGGGTTGCCGACGGCGAGTCGCCGTCGGCCGTCAGGGCAAAAATCATCGCCCTGGCCACCAGATTCCTGCTAAGGATTTACTACCGCGTGAAAGAGCCGGCCTGGATGTGGCGCAATCTCTACTATGCCCCGGAGGCCGCAAATTTTCCTCTACGAGTTGCGTTTACTTTTCGTAAATGGGCAAGGGGCGGCCTCGGGATTTCTGCCGAGGCAAAAAAACGGGCGGAGGGAGAGAAGAGACTAAAATAA
- a CDS encoding PqqD family peptide modification chaperone, translating into MEGTRRVWGLNTSAAFLWRSLENIRRVDELARALAEEFSLDEITALRDTAASLACFGNEGLLGEGKLVDLPEDDGEWKIPSSALLLTEPARWPLRELFQTPNHIIELCSQDPGPGRTFVGYMKHLSMNRRVRAETRLAVVGDGAKNTWDIYLDGRRFLEGAAENEVLPHLFTLVFVRTCAALPHALLFHAAVIGRKEKMVLFPAEAGSGKTTLAAALAARGWRFFSDELAVLDIGDLRVAPFPMPMSIKPGSVQALERYYPGLASGALYHRADGKHVRYLSPPPESLTGVGNSAAPIDIIVYPIYREGSKTRLAPLTKIDALQRLAATGSSDRKFLSGDIEAMLALVERTPCFELVFSSLEEALELLEELIQD; encoded by the coding sequence TTGGAAGGCACTCGCCGGGTATGGGGCCTGAATACCTCCGCCGCTTTTCTGTGGCGCTCTCTGGAGAATATCCGCCGTGTCGATGAGCTGGCTAGAGCCCTGGCCGAAGAGTTCTCACTCGATGAGATCACGGCCCTGCGGGATACCGCAGCGAGCCTGGCCTGTTTCGGGAATGAGGGACTGCTGGGCGAAGGAAAGCTGGTCGACCTTCCTGAGGATGACGGCGAGTGGAAAATCCCTTCCTCTGCCCTCCTCTTGACGGAGCCGGCGAGATGGCCCCTGCGGGAGTTGTTTCAAACGCCCAACCACATCATCGAACTCTGCAGCCAGGATCCCGGACCGGGGCGAACGTTCGTCGGGTACATGAAACACCTTTCCATGAATCGCAGGGTAAGGGCCGAAACCCGCCTGGCTGTCGTCGGAGACGGTGCGAAGAATACTTGGGACATCTACCTGGACGGCCGACGCTTCCTCGAAGGAGCCGCCGAGAATGAGGTCCTCCCCCATCTCTTCACGTTGGTCTTCGTCCGCACCTGCGCGGCCCTGCCCCACGCGCTGCTGTTTCATGCCGCTGTCATCGGCAGGAAGGAAAAGATGGTACTGTTTCCTGCCGAGGCAGGCAGCGGCAAGACTACCCTGGCGGCGGCGCTGGCCGCGCGAGGCTGGCGGTTTTTCTCCGACGAACTGGCGGTCCTCGACATCGGGGACCTGCGCGTTGCGCCGTTTCCAATGCCGATGAGCATCAAGCCGGGCTCGGTGCAGGCTCTGGAACGGTATTATCCCGGGCTCGCCTCGGGTGCCCTTTATCATCGGGCGGACGGCAAGCACGTGCGCTATCTCTCCCCGCCGCCGGAAAGCCTGACAGGTGTGGGAAACAGTGCCGCTCCCATCGACATCATCGTCTATCCGATCTATCGGGAGGGATCGAAGACCCGGCTGGCTCCGCTCACCAAGATTGATGCTCTGCAGAGGCTGGCGGCCACCGGTTCCTCCGACCGGAAATTCCTCTCCGGCGACATCGAGGCGATGCTTGCCCTTGTAGAACGGACACCCTGTTTTGAGCTCGTCTTCTCGAGCCTTGAAGAGGCACTGGAGTTATTGGAGGAGCTGATTCAAGATTGA
- a CDS encoding YtxH domain-containing protein, with protein sequence MAEEYRNGSCGSIFMAFVLGAAIGGGLALLTAPRSGQETRDKFREMSDELLEKTKKSADEAEARIRAAIDEGREVLAEKKEIIKSAIEAGREAMEAERSKHKETA encoded by the coding sequence ATGGCTGAAGAGTACAGAAACGGCAGTTGCGGCAGCATCTTTATGGCTTTCGTCCTGGGCGCTGCGATCGGCGGCGGTCTGGCCCTGTTGACCGCTCCCCGTTCCGGACAGGAGACTCGGGACAAGTTCAGGGAGATGAGCGACGAATTGCTGGAGAAAACAAAAAAATCCGCCGATGAGGCAGAAGCCAGGATCAGGGCGGCGATCGATGAGGGGCGGGAAGTCCTGGCGGAGAAGAAGGAAATCATCAAATCGGCCATAGAGGCGGGCAGGGAAGCGATGGAGGCTGAACGCTCCAAGCACAAGGAGACGGCCTGA
- the pfkA gene encoding 6-phosphofructokinase codes for MKRIAVLTSGGDCSGMNAVIRAVSRVGQAMGIEVLGIRKGYKGLLNRDFETLTSRLISNTLQRGGTSLQSARCAEMLEEAGQKKAAEILQGLGIEGLVVVGGDGSLRGAHSLHRHGINVIGIPASIDNDIPFTDISLGVDTALNNVVYAVDCLKDTASSHDRAFVVEVMGRNCGYLTLAAAITCGAEHALIPEAEYDMEAICRNLRKRYLEGRSNSIIMVAEGVATAQKIADRIKDCGGFETRLMVLGHYQRGGSPSHFDRLLGSRFGVAAVEFLKAGRGGAMIGLDRASLRLTPFDQVLNSGSHPIDPDMLKLAGVLVS; via the coding sequence GTGAAACGTATCGCGGTGTTGACCAGCGGAGGAGACTGCTCGGGGATGAATGCCGTCATTCGAGCGGTATCCCGGGTGGGTCAGGCGATGGGAATCGAGGTGCTCGGCATTCGAAAAGGATACAAAGGACTGCTCAACCGCGATTTCGAGACCCTGACCTCGCGCCTGATCAGCAATACCCTCCAGCGCGGCGGAACCTCCCTGCAGAGCGCCCGCTGCGCCGAAATGCTCGAAGAAGCCGGCCAGAAGAAGGCGGCCGAAATCCTCCAGGGCCTCGGCATCGAAGGGCTGGTGGTGGTCGGCGGTGACGGCTCCCTCCGCGGAGCGCATTCCCTGCATCGCCATGGGATCAACGTCATCGGCATACCGGCCTCCATCGACAACGACATCCCCTTTACCGACATTTCTCTCGGCGTCGACACGGCGCTTAACAACGTCGTCTACGCCGTCGACTGCCTGAAGGATACCGCCTCCAGCCACGACCGCGCCTTCGTCGTGGAGGTGATGGGGCGCAATTGCGGCTATCTCACCCTGGCCGCGGCGATCACCTGCGGTGCCGAGCACGCGCTGATTCCCGAGGCCGAGTATGATATGGAGGCAATCTGCAGGAATCTGCGCAAGCGCTACCTCGAAGGGCGAAGCAATTCGATCATCATGGTAGCCGAGGGAGTGGCCACCGCCCAGAAGATCGCCGACAGGATCAAGGACTGCGGAGGCTTCGAAACCCGGCTGATGGTCCTCGGCCACTACCAGCGCGGCGGCTCACCCTCCCATTTCGACCGCCTTCTCGGTTCGCGGTTCGGCGTGGCGGCGGTCGAGTTTCTCAAAGCCGGCCGCGGGGGGGCCATGATCGGCCTCGATCGCGCCTCGCTGCGACTGACGCCCTTCGACCAGGTGCTCAACAGCGGCAGCCACCCCATCGATCCGGACATGCTGAAGCTGGCCGGAGTGCTGGTCAGTTAA
- a CDS encoding DUF948 domain-containing protein, with amino-acid sequence MPVQVDVLALIITILLLLIAAFLIPLLIQVKNTAQRVDAFLNDAQKDLLPALRELRETSERLNQASARAGTLFESLGETGESIHMINDFLHHDLGKYIGNAAGLWLGIRSASKVFLKQIKQQGGD; translated from the coding sequence ATGCCAGTTCAAGTCGATGTCCTTGCACTCATCATTACGATATTGCTCCTTCTTATTGCCGCCTTTCTCATTCCGCTTCTGATCCAGGTAAAGAATACGGCCCAGCGGGTCGACGCCTTCCTGAACGATGCTCAGAAAGACCTGCTGCCGGCACTTCGTGAACTGCGGGAGACGTCAGAGCGGCTCAATCAGGCATCCGCCAGGGCGGGAACTTTGTTCGAATCGCTGGGTGAGACGGGTGAGTCGATCCATATGATCAACGATTTTCTGCATCATGATCTGGGGAAATATATTGGAAATGCTGCCGGCCTCTGGCTGGGCATCAGGTCGGCAAGCAAGGTTTTTCTAAAACAGATAAAACAACAAGGAGGAGACTGA